In Drosophila yakuba strain Tai18E2 chromosome X, Prin_Dyak_Tai18E2_2.1, whole genome shotgun sequence, a single genomic region encodes these proteins:
- the LOC6524861 gene encoding uncharacterized protein LOC6524861: protein MDKLRGGTLVGGGSPSGAGSTTPGQEHQQLEQYQYPKNLIEQYLRASSKIKKFERAGFFKRFAPSVVDVQADFQRLAYSFEESGILQYAAMCHIGYAKCESYGGAPQRESEAYLRAARSFLAAHNESGQLHLRTRHSGFREGALHCYHRAADRAVDGCVFKAAILRELKQLQRQLDSTSSFASPTHQIHDLEISAETSGQRGDFRSALQHYDDIVDNVYERRGAGTYGELLRRVEVLRLLLLVHLNLPPARQSPAHIKLIEYYYNLAQFESRPCSADDGGSAERPGAFVPEQQQYALAEITCAWVERKMCDLKHLLRDFGAEFGSLSGVERQLLAVMHSELARSY from the exons ATGGATAAACTCCGCGGCGGGACTCTGGTCGGCGGTGGATCCCCCAGCGGCGCTGGATCGACGACTCCGGGTCAGGAGCACCAGCAACTGGAGCAGTATCAGTACCCCAAAAACCTGATCGAGCAATATCTTAGGGCCTCCAGCAAGATCAAGAAGTTCGAGCGGGCCGGCTTCTTCAA ACGCTTTGCGCCCAGCGTGGTCGATGTGCAGGCGGACTTCCAGCGACTGGCCTACAGCTTCGAGGAGTCGGGCATCCTGCAGTACGCGGCCATGTGCCACATTGGGTATGCCAAGTGCGAGTCCTACGGCGGTGCACCGCAGCGTGAATCGGAGGCTTATCTGCGGGCAGCGAGATCCTTTTTGGCGGCGCACAACGAGTCCGGGCAGCTGCATCTGCGCACCCGCCACTCGGGATTTCGGGAGGGAGCGCTCCATTGCTATCACCGTGCGGCGGATCGAGCGGTGGACGGATGTGTCTTCAAGGCGGCCATTCTGCGAGAGTTGAAGCAGCTGCAGCGCCAGCTGGACAGCACCAGCAGCTTCGCTTCGCCCACCCATCAGATCCACGACCTGGAAATCAGCGCCGAGACGAGTGGCCAGCGCGGCGATTTCCGCAGCGCGCTGCAGCACTACGACGACATTGTAGATAATGTTTACGAGCGCCGCGGTGCTGGCACGTACGGTGAACTATTGCGGCGCGTTGAGGTACTGCGTCTGTTGCTCCTAGTCCATTTGAACCTGCCTCCCGCACGCCAGTCACCCGCCCACATCAAGCTGATCGAGTACTACTACAACCTGGCGCAGTTTGAGTCGCGCCCCTGCTCGGCGGACGACGGGGGTTCAGCGGAGCGTCCGGGAGCATTTGTGcccgagcagcagcagtatgCGCTGGCGGAGATTACGTGTGCCTGGGTGGAGCGTAAAATGTGCGATCTAAAGCACCTTCTACGCGATTTTGGAGCTGAATTCGGATCATTGAGCGGCGTAGAAAGGCAGCTTCTGGCGGTGATGCATTCGGAACTGGCCAGGAGCTACTAG